The genomic DNA AGATATGTGTAATGGGACTGCGCTCTGTTCGTCCGCGATAGGTGTGCGCGCGCTGACTTGGGCCCACAATTGTGGCTGCAACGGCGCGTAGCCGGTCCCTGATAACGGGTGGAGGTACGGCTTGGGCCTTCTTGATGTCCAAGGACCATAGATGGTCCAAGGAATTCGGAACATCTACTTGCACCCGTGCGAGCTTGCCCAATTCCTGTTTCGGAGCCACGCGGAACCAGGTTCCCCAGATGACAAGGCGCATTGCACGGTAAATATAGAAACCTTGGCTGTCTCGCAATGAGCCGTTTACATGGGCCTTCCTGCGGTCCGACGGCGACATCATGTTCAGGTGCGGAAGGGTATAGGGGCGTAGTTCGATAGTCCCTTGGTCCAAAGATATGCGTTCCAGCGGACCAATTTGGGTGGCTTTGTGATCCTTGAGCAGGGGGTCAGTCGCAGGGACGGACGTAAAGTTCAGACGAATATCGAGCTGCCGTCCATGCTCGCCTGCCAGGAACCTGTGGAAAACAAGTCCCAGATGGGAGGCGGCACGCATCATGGCTTCATCCATGGCGGCAATCGAGTTACCACTGGTGCTTTCAAGCTGGTCCAGATCCTGCCAAAGGATCATCGTTCCGTGATCCAAGGCTTCTAGCGCAGCGTATTCAGGGAGGGCTTGGAACTCTTCCGGTGCAAGTCGCAGGAGGCTCCAGCTGGAGGAGCTGCTGAGGTAGTCCAAGTCCCACCTGAAAGCGTGCACCTCGCGGCGCTGCTTCGTTACCAAAGTGAGCTTGCGGCACTGGGAAATGGATGCGGTTTTGAGTCCGAGACCGAACCGTCCAAGATCGTGGCTTGCACGCCGGTTTCGTGAGTCATTTCCTGCCAAGCGCATCGCATCCTGCGCTTCTAAGGACGTCATTCCCGCGCCGTCGTCGATGATGGCGACGTAGGGATCACCTACTGCGGAAAACCGGATGTCCACCGTTTCTGCGCCGGCTGTTATCGAGTTGTCGACGAGGTCGGCCAACGCGGTTTCCAAGTTGTAGCCAACAGCTCTCATGGATTCCATGAGCTGCGGTCCAGGCAGCAGTGTGATCGCGTCCGTCAAGCGTCCCCCAGAGCTAAAATGCAATTAGTACTTGTGAGGATCAGAGTATCGCCACACGGTGACATTCCTGTTAGTGCGACACAGGAGCCTGAACGGACGGAGGTTCGAAACGGGGACTTTTCCTCAGTGAACTCCCAAGACTTCGGCAATCCTGCTTGCGATCTTCATGGCCAGCAGGGGAGGCACTGCATTCCCCACCTGTGTGTATTGCTGCGTGCGGTTACCCAGGAAGACGTAGTTGTCGGGGAACGTCTGCAGCCGCGCAGCCTCGCGTACGGTCAGGCTTCGCATCTGTTCATGGTCCGGGTGAATGTAGTAGTGCCCGTCCTTGGCGATGTGGGACACGACGGTGGACGAGGGCTTCCCCCACGCTTGGACGCGGAATCTGTCCTCAAACGGGACGACAACGTTGTTTATGTTGTTGTGCTTTGGCCAGTGGGCAGCAGGCAGGCTGCGCACTTTGGGGCTTTGACCGTCGTCCGTCACGAGGGCAGCAAGCAAGTAATAACGAACCAGGTCTTCGCGCATGTGTCCACGGGCTTCGTGGTTCCACGTGACCGGGGCAGCATCTTCACGGAGCCATTTTTGAAGTTCACCGGCTGCTGAGTCCTCGGCGAAAGGTTCCGCCGGGCGGACGGCGGTCGACCTAGTACCGAACTCATAAGGTCTGGGAGCATCCGCATGCTCCTTTCCGGGAAGCGCCCGCAGAATCTTGTGCGCCTGCTGACGGATCCTTGCCCAGTCTTCCCAAGTGGCCTGCGGCTGACGGGAAATGCCGGAACGCAAGTGCGGCAGGCTCCAGATGGCGTCCTGCACGGTTACGGGTTCGCGGGGTTCGAGGACCTTTGGGGCCGGAAGCTGGGCGTCCCGACGTAAACCCACGATGATGACCCGATGGCGCTTCTGGGGGATTCCGAACTGCTCGGACTTGATGATGAAGTCTGTGGGCTTGAGCTCTCCGGTGTCGCTACTGACCACCATCGAGTGAAGGTCATAGCCGGGCGCGCGCAGGTCTTGCTCAATCAGTTCAAAGATCTTGCCGTTGCCGCTCTTGGAGGAGAGCATGCCTTTGACGTTTTCCATCACGAAGACCGCAGGGCGGAACTCGGTGATGATGTGAAGGTATTCCTTGTACAGGAAGTGCTTGTGATCGTCCTTGAACGTGGCGTCGTGCTTACGCCGGGAGCGTCCGGCCATTGAGTAGGCCTGGCACGGCGGTCCGCCGATTAGGACCCATTCGGAGGCGTCCTGAAGAGATTCGCGGATCAACGCGTCGGACTCTGGACGGCTGTCCTCACTCAGGGTGAACTGCCGGACTTCGGCCTCCGCGTGCGCGAAAGCCTCAGCCACCTCCGGCGCGGCACGCATTTCGTCGTACGTCACGTCCTGGGCAAGGTACTTCTTGTAGATCTCAGGTTGACCTTCGGGCAAATCCAAAAGGAACCGGTGAGCCGCACGAAGGGTCAGAGTCTTTACTGCAGAGGTTTCCATCTCGATGGACAGAACCGTCTTGAAGACCCGGTTGCCGTCTTGGTCGCGGATACTGGAGAAGCCTTCGTTCAGGCCGCCAGGGCCAGCAAAGATGTCAACGACGGGGATCACGGTTTCCTCCAAAATTGGTGCGGCTCTCCAGGTTACCAAGCAGGAACGCGGAGCCTAGTAATCTTACCGGTTCCGCGCGTTCACCTCGCTCCCAGTGAACACCTCGGCACTGACAGTTTCGTCACCGTTGATCTCCGACCAGTCGACCCCAAGCCTTCGCCGCGATGTCACCTCGAAGATTTCGATACTGGTCGCGCGTGTCTGACCGGATTTTGGCTGGTGGCCACCACTGAACAACTGAAAGAGGGCTGAGGCCCGGGGCAGGTACGCCGATTAAACTCGAAGACGAGGTGAAACCCATGATTCCATGTGGTTGTGCGGGGCCAGCATCTTTCACGGTTGGGCCATAGCTCGAGACTGGCCACGCGTTTAACGAACATTCAGGCGGAATCTTTGGGGCAACCGTAGCTTGCACCACGGCGCTTAGAAACGTGTTTCTATGCGAAAGGTCAGAAGCCGTCGGTGTCTTGGTATGTTTACCAGGAACTAATGTCGATACCGGTCGCTTGTTACGCCGGTCCAATGGTCGTGACGGCGTTTGCGATTTTGGATACCGGCGTCTCTCGCGTTGAAATTGAATCATGCTTCTTTCATGAGCGATCGACGACATGTGAGCGGCTTATCCCCTCTATAGTGAGATCCATGACAAACACCACCACGATCGTCCCGCCCGGTTTCAAGTTATCCAAGTCGATTCGAGACGAATTGCCCCCTTCGGAACGCGCGTCCGCCCGAGAATCCTTGTGGCAAAAATCTCGAGGCAGGTGTTCTCTTTGTAACGAACCGCTTGCTGTGGACGGGACAGCGACTGACGTGGACCATGTGAAGGCACGCAAGGAAGGCAATGAAGGTGAAGGGGGCGTAACCGAGCTGAAAAACCTCTATTTGGCCCATAAGTCATGTAATCGAAGCAGGAAAAACCTTTCCTATCCTTTAGCGGCAACAGTTATCCGCTTTGGGAGGTGGTCCACTGCGCATCCTCGTCGATCCTTCGGAGATGTAATTAACCACTACATAGAAAACGGTAACCAACGCGTGGTGGTTTCTTTATCGGACACTACCGCGACTCTCACATTTGGTTCGATCGAGAGGTCCGCACCGATTTACGAAGATCCAGCCACCCGAACGAAATACTTTTTTATGAACGTTCCCATTGAGTACATTCAAAACGATGAAGGTACGCAACCGCGGTTTATAGAGCATGACCATGTTCGTACATTGGCTATCGACTTTAGCGACCGCCCCGTACATGAGCCGAGCAACTGTCGACTGGTTTCCTGCGATAATGGGCTTGCGGACCTGAAGCAATTCGACGGGCAACACAAAACGACGGCTCAGATTCTCCTAAAACGTACCGAGATTCCTATGAAGATGTACGTTGATCCGGATCCGGCTATGATCAACAACCTTGTAGTCCAAATTCAACAGGGGATCAAGAAACGCCCTTTGTCGACCACAGATACCCTGCAAAAACTCGACAAGGTCATGCAGGACAAAGTTGCTGCGTACAAGGCGAAGCACGACGGCAAAAGCCCTAGCGAAAGCGAGTTGGTCAGCGATCAGCCACTCCAAGACCAAGCGAAGTTCAAAAAGCAACTTCTCGCAAACTTCGAATGGGCAATCCTCAATCACGAAAACCTGGAACTGAAAAAGCAGAAGCTATTCAGTACCAAGTTGGATAAGAAGTTTCCGCTCACAGACCGCGTCTTGGTTACAAAGATTATTCGTCCCTTGGTCTGCCAAGAACTGTTGGATGAGCCGTTGGATAACTCAATTGCACGCGAGAATGAGCGCGAGGCGATAGTTCAGCTACTGAATCGAGTGACGGACAATATGCTCACTGATAAATGGCGGCCTCAGCCCCAAGGTGTGGAGGAAGACATTATGACGCTGCAAGCCCGCGCTTTCTTTATGCAAGGAGCTATTGCATGGTGGTTGAAGTCGATATTCATTCCCGCACTTCAGGGTCAGTTTCTTAAACAAAAGTGGAAGCGGCTGTTCCTTGAGCCACTATCCGAGGTTCAGCAGGAACGGCTTGATGGTTACATTGACCTGATCTGCGGATGGGATGTGTGGAGCACGACTGATGAAACTCATCTTGCGGCATGGCGAAGCAATACGGTTACGGCTGTTGAAAAGGCTTTCCCTGAATATTCTAACGTGTCACTCGTAAACCAGTTTGCCGGAACCTAACACGCGCTCCTCCGGGATCGTGACCCCTCGCTCCGGACATAGGCAGGCGGGCGAGGGGTGCGATTCCCGAGAAACAATCAGAGGAATCTTGGTTGGCGAATAGCCACTGATGGCGGACTGCGCCGACCGAACTAAACGGAGGCCCGATTACCTCACCGCCACATCAGGCCCGGGCCTGGACATGATAGCTATGGAGCAAATGTGCCTGATGCAGGGCAGCACCATGATCTGTTATCGCAGATCGATCTACAGGGAGGAACTGAACAAGGTAAAGCATCTTTTGCTGCACCCGCGTGAACGCTGTGTGATCATGAGACTTCGGTGGGGAAGCCGACGGCTCGGCGTCGGCTTTCGGGCCAGGGCACCTCGCCGGACGGAGTCTCCTCTGAGGGCAACAAACAGCGCAAAGTCCCCGTCACCGGGTTGGCCCACGTACTGCTCACCCCACCAGCCGCGAGGCTTTGCTCTCAGGACTTGGCGTAGGTAGAGAACCCCAAGACGACCAGGTGACTTTCCGTCACCGACATGACCGTCCGCAGGGTTGACGTCGTCGAACTCCACGACTTGCTCGGCCCTGCCATGGGCATCCCCGGGGCGCGACCTAGCTGCCGGAGCCCAAAGATCATCGCCGAGCGGGTCGGGCCGCGGGCTGGTCCCCGACACCCGGGCGTCGCCAGACTCCCTTTCCGATGCCAAACTCGCGCGCTACCTCATCCGTGATCTGCCGACGTCGGACCTTCACGTGTCTGACGAGCCCAACGCAACTAAGGCGTCAAGCTGTTTGTCGAACTAAGCCCGAAGAACCGATCGAAGTACGCGCCCAACTTCTCGAGAACCCGCTGCTTCTTCTCCCTGAGTCCTCCCGTGGGAGTGAACCGAGACACAGGAGGCAAAACCCTTGTGATCGCCGGGCCAGCCACCTGAATGCTCCCGTCAGCGAAAGCCATGTCAACGAAGCTCCGCGTTGCATCCGGTCGCAGGTTCTCTGCCTCGATGATCTTCTCGAGCTCACTTTCGCGGCGCTCCTCGATGAAAGCACGCCACTCTTCGTCGATTTCCCCGGTAATGGACACGCGGTCAATGAAGGCTTCGACCAGGTCCTTCTTGTTGCGCAGGGTCGGACTGGCGTCGACAGCGCGGGTAATCTCCGCGCGGATCTCCTTGTCTTCGCCATCACCGCGCTGCTCGCGGTACTTCTGGACAAGCATGAGGATGTAATCGACATTGATTTCGACCTGCTTGATCAGCTCAATCTCGAAGACGACGTCGTCGTTGATCTGTTCCTTGGCCGCAGTCTTTTCCTTGCGGAACTCCGCATACAGGTCCAAGTATACGCTCCGGTAGTCCTGGCCCTGCCGGGCGGTCAGGATCTCGTTGCCTGCGAACTCGTCGAAGGATGTGAGGACGTTCTGAAGGCGCAGGATTGTGCCGAACAGGGCGATGAATTCCTTCTGCGCGGATTCCCCGCTAATCGGTGTCCCGAGGGGGTAGGCGTTAAGGAGCTCGTCCACCTTTTCCTGATACTCGGAGTAGTACTCCGGGTACGGCTTCAGCAGGACGACGCCGCGGGCGTCCTTGTTGCCAAAGAGGGCGATGGCGTCGTTTGTCTGTTCTTCCAGATCCCGGAAAGAAACAATGTTGCCGTAGGTTTTTACGGAGTTGAGGATGCGGTTGGTCCGTGAGAAGGCCTGGATAAGACCATGAGCACGGAGGTTCTTATCCACGAACAGCGTGTTCATCGTCGTCGCGTCGAAGCCCGTGAGGAACATGTTCACGACGATGACGACGTCGATCTCCCGCTGCTTTAGGCGCAGCGACAGGTCCTTGTAATAGTTCTGGAATCGATCGGCGCTGGTGTCGAACGAGGTCCCGAACATCGCGTTGTAGTCCGCGATAGCTCCATCGAGGAAGGTGCGCGCATCGTCGCTAAGGCGTCCTGTATCGAACGCCTCTTCGTCGAGCGCACCGTCTTCCACGGCGTCGTTGGCACCGTACGAGTAGATGAGGCCGACCTTCAGTTTCCGGTCTGAGGGCAGATCCTTTTGCTGGGCCTGGAACTCCTGATAGTACTTCCGGGCAGCCGGAATTGATGCTGTGGCAAAGAAGGCATTGAACCCGCGGACCCGCTTTTCTCCCAGGGTGTATGCCTCGGCGCGCTTAGTCTTCTGGTCGAAGTGCTCAAGCGTGTATTCCACGATCTTGCGGATCCGCTCGGGCGCGAGCAGCGCCGTCTCCGTATCGATTGCGGACACCTGCTTGTCGACCACGTTCCCGACCTTGACCGTGTTCACATAGTCAATACGGAAGGGCAGGACATTCTTGTCCGTAATGGCATCCACGATCGTGTACGTGTGCAGCTTCTCGCCGAATGCCTGCTCGGTGGTCCTCAACCGCGGGTTGCCGCCGCTGCCGGCATTCTCGGCAAAAATCGGTGTCCCGGTGAAGCCGAAGAGGTTGTACCGCTTGAAAGCCTTCGTGATGGCGGTGTGCATGTCGCCAAACTGGGACCGGTGGCACTCATCGAAAATGATGACCACGTGGCCGCCGTAGATCGCGTGGCCCTTGTTGGCGTTGATGAATGTGGAGAGCTTCTGGATGGTCGTAATGATGATCCGCGCGCCGGGGTCCTCGAGCTGCTTCTTCAGCACAGCCGTGGAGGGATTCGAGTTCGCCGCCCCCTTCTCGAACCGGTCGTACTCCCGCATCGTCTGGTAATCGAGGTCTTTACGGTCGACGACGAAGAGCACCTTGTCCACCGACGGCATCTTGGATGCCAGCTGGGCTGCCTTGAACGAAGTCAGTGTTTTTCCCGATCCGGTGGTGTGCCAGACATACCCGCCGGCCGGCGCCGTACCAAGCTGCTTGTAGTTGGTGGAGATCTGGATTTTCTGCAGGATCCGCTCGGTTCCGACAATCTGGTACGGGCGCATGACCAGGAGCATGCGATCGGCGGTGAGCACGCAGTACTTCGTCAAGATATTGAGCAGGGTGTGTTTGGCGAAAAACGTCTTCGCGAAGGCCGTCAGATCCTGAATGGGTCTGTTCTGCGCATCCGCCCACCACGACGTGAACTCGAAGGAATTCGAGGTCTTGCGGGCGCGCTTCTTGCCGGTCACCTCGCTGATGTGCTGGCGGCGGGTGGTGTTGGAGTAGTACTTCGTCAACGTGCCGTTCGAAATGACGAACAGCTGCACATACTGGAAGAGTCCGGAGCCCGCCCAGAAACTGTGACGCTGGTACCTATCGATCTGGTTGAAGGCCTCGCGGATGTCTACACCGCGCCGCTTAAGCT from Arthrobacter zhangbolii includes the following:
- a CDS encoding ATP-binding protein; this encodes MTDAITLLPGPQLMESMRAVGYNLETALADLVDNSITAGAETVDIRFSAVGDPYVAIIDDGAGMTSLEAQDAMRLAGNDSRNRRASHDLGRFGLGLKTASISQCRKLTLVTKQRREVHAFRWDLDYLSSSSSWSLLRLAPEEFQALPEYAALEALDHGTMILWQDLDQLESTSGNSIAAMDEAMMRAASHLGLVFHRFLAGEHGRQLDIRLNFTSVPATDPLLKDHKATQIGPLERISLDQGTIELRPYTLPHLNMMSPSDRRKAHVNGSLRDSQGFYIYRAMRLVIWGTWFRVAPKQELGKLARVQVDVPNSLDHLWSLDIKKAQAVPPPVIRDRLRAVAATIVGPSQRAHTYRGRTERSPITHIWNAVSDAESFRYEVNRNHPALVALSSTFDRQESAALETVLSLMERTFPIEDVYNKMGQDLSHSATEVDDQDLFDLAGALWGQLQSTLAPDAFVKAMLTSEPFDKHPRAEAVLRETVLGKDTQS
- a CDS encoding DNA cytosine methyltransferase, giving the protein MIPVVDIFAGPGGLNEGFSSIRDQDGNRVFKTVLSIEMETSAVKTLTLRAAHRFLLDLPEGQPEIYKKYLAQDVTYDEMRAAPEVAEAFAHAEAEVRQFTLSEDSRPESDALIRESLQDASEWVLIGGPPCQAYSMAGRSRRKHDATFKDDHKHFLYKEYLHIITEFRPAVFVMENVKGMLSSKSGNGKIFELIEQDLRAPGYDLHSMVVSSDTGELKPTDFIIKSEQFGIPQKRHRVIIVGLRRDAQLPAPKVLEPREPVTVQDAIWSLPHLRSGISRQPQATWEDWARIRQQAHKILRALPGKEHADAPRPYEFGTRSTAVRPAEPFAEDSAAGELQKWLREDAAPVTWNHEARGHMREDLVRYYLLAALVTDDGQSPKVRSLPAAHWPKHNNINNVVVPFEDRFRVQAWGKPSSTVVSHIAKDGHYYIHPDHEQMRSLTVREAARLQTFPDNYVFLGNRTQQYTQVGNAVPPLLAMKIASRIAEVLGVH
- a CDS encoding type I restriction endonuclease subunit R, which gives rise to MSEAASRKYAPIAVSNESTVVAEYVPDAKAESAYQSESELESELIRLLQSQAYEYLPITSEAQLTANLRTRLETLNHFTFSDSEWEQFFIERLAGTNEGIVEKTVRIQEDHVQLLTRDDGSVKNIVLIDKQNVHNNRLQVINQYETPQGEAGGNYANRYDVTVLVNGLPMVHIELKRRGVDIREAFNQIDRYQRHSFWAGSGLFQYVQLFVISNGTLTKYYSNTTRRQHISEVTGKKRARKTSNSFEFTSWWADAQNRPIQDLTAFAKTFFAKHTLLNILTKYCVLTADRMLLVMRPYQIVGTERILQKIQISTNYKQLGTAPAGGYVWHTTGSGKTLTSFKAAQLASKMPSVDKVLFVVDRKDLDYQTMREYDRFEKGAANSNPSTAVLKKQLEDPGARIIITTIQKLSTFINANKGHAIYGGHVVIIFDECHRSQFGDMHTAITKAFKRYNLFGFTGTPIFAENAGSGGNPRLRTTEQAFGEKLHTYTIVDAITDKNVLPFRIDYVNTVKVGNVVDKQVSAIDTETALLAPERIRKIVEYTLEHFDQKTKRAEAYTLGEKRVRGFNAFFATASIPAARKYYQEFQAQQKDLPSDRKLKVGLIYSYGANDAVEDGALDEEAFDTGRLSDDARTFLDGAIADYNAMFGTSFDTSADRFQNYYKDLSLRLKQREIDVVIVVNMFLTGFDATTMNTLFVDKNLRAHGLIQAFSRTNRILNSVKTYGNIVSFRDLEEQTNDAIALFGNKDARGVVLLKPYPEYYSEYQEKVDELLNAYPLGTPISGESAQKEFIALFGTILRLQNVLTSFDEFAGNEILTARQGQDYRSVYLDLYAEFRKEKTAAKEQINDDVVFEIELIKQVEINVDYILMLVQKYREQRGDGEDKEIRAEITRAVDASPTLRNKKDLVEAFIDRVSITGEIDEEWRAFIEERRESELEKIIEAENLRPDATRSFVDMAFADGSIQVAGPAITRVLPPVSRFTPTGGLREKKQRVLEKLGAYFDRFFGLSSTNSLTP
- a CDS encoding HNH endonuclease signature motif containing protein — translated: MTNTTTIVPPGFKLSKSIRDELPPSERASARESLWQKSRGRCSLCNEPLAVDGTATDVDHVKARKEGNEGEGGVTELKNLYLAHKSCNRSRKNLSYPLAATVIRFGRWSTAHPRRSFGDVINHYIENGNQRVVVSLSDTTATLTFGSIERSAPIYEDPATRTKYFFMNVPIEYIQNDEGTQPRFIEHDHVRTLAIDFSDRPVHEPSNCRLVSCDNGLADLKQFDGQHKTTAQILLKRTEIPMKMYVDPDPAMINNLVVQIQQGIKKRPLSTTDTLQKLDKVMQDKVAAYKAKHDGKSPSESELVSDQPLQDQAKFKKQLLANFEWAILNHENLELKKQKLFSTKLDKKFPLTDRVLVTKIIRPLVCQELLDEPLDNSIARENEREAIVQLLNRVTDNMLTDKWRPQPQGVEEDIMTLQARAFFMQGAIAWWLKSIFIPALQGQFLKQKWKRLFLEPLSEVQQERLDGYIDLICGWDVWSTTDETHLAAWRSNTVTAVEKAFPEYSNVSLVNQFAGT